The DNA segment CTTTGGGAAGCGCCCAGCGCGTGCCGTTATGTGTGGCAATCATGAGGACGTCAGGGGCGTCGGCGGGACCCCGCAAGACGACGCCGCCGGCCGAATGAACCGTGATGGTTTTGACACGCATGGTTGTTCTCTTCCCGTGGTTGCTCATCATGACGTCTAATTTATGCGGTTTTTGGCAAGATGAGCAAATGGACGCCGAGAGCAACTGTTCGCCCCCTCTCGTTTTGACGCCTGTTTTTCTTGAAACGGTGAAAAGAACCATGCGACAATTTTGAACATTCTGACGTTTCATTTCATACTTACTGGAACCCGTGCGCGCTCTTGTCCCGCGTTCCACGTTTCCGCTGACACCTCACCCTGCCGTTGCGTCTTTCCCTGCGCCAAAAGAGTGTTCGCACTCCTCGTTGGACTGCTTCGTTGTCGTGCCCCGCCGTATCGGAGACTGGTGGCTGTATCGGTTTCGCGGTTTGAGTAAGAAGTGAGGAAAGGAGTTTTCTGTATGAAGGGCTTGCGCTTTGGTCTCTTTGCGGCGCTTGTTGCCGCAGTGCTGACATTGACGCAACAGACGGACTTCCCCGAAACAGTCTCGGCAGGTGGCTTTCCCACCCCTTCGGCGACAGGCGGCACCTACTTTGTGCATATCGCCTCCGCCGATAACAACGTCAGCGGGTACATGACGGAAATTCAACACCCTCTGCTGGACGAACAGCCAAATGCGATTTTCTTCGTCACACCGGTATGGGGACCGTTGCAAATTCCAGGCGTTTACTACGAGGACCCTTTCGGCGTCATCTATTCTGACACGACGAAGCGCTGGCGCATTTTCAGCCAAGGGGCGGCTTCAATCCCCAACGGCGCCGCCTTCAACATCTACATTCCCGACAGCACTGTCCCCGCTTTCGTCCACACAGCCACACCCAGCAATACAACCGATTACTACACCGAAGTCTCATCCCCCTATCTCACCGCACCCGACGACATCGTGCTGGTGACGCAACGGTGGGGGGCGAATCAAGTTGTGTTCAACAACCACCACATTGGCGTCTCGTATGATGGTGGATGGATCATCTTCAACCACGACCAGGCAGACATCGCCAACAACGCCGAATTCAATGTCGCGGTGGTTTCCAAAATGAACCGCGCTTTCCAACACTTCACAACGTCCGCGAACGTTTCCGGGCATATCTCCTACATTTCACACCCACTCACCGACAACCGCCCCGAAGCCCTGCTCATGAGCACCTCCAGCAGTATTGGCGCCTTCAATCCCCACGGGACAGGCGTCTGGTACAACACCAGTCAACGCCAATGGAGCGTCTTCAACCAGGATCTTGCAGCGATGCCCGCCTCACCAATCCCGATACCTTTCAACATGCTGGTTGCGCCACAAACACCTGTTCAGTTGAGCAAGAAGGAACCGAACCCTACATCAAATTATGTGCTTTTGGATCATCCACTGCTGAACAGCAATATCGGGGCGCTGGTGTTTGCCACCACACGCGGCGTGGTGACCAATGAGTCGCCCACCGGGGTCTTTTTCAGCCCAAGCACGCCGCTTTCCACCCAAGGGGTTGCAACACCTTCACAAGTGCTCGGTCAGTGGGCGGTTTACAATGAGGATTTGGCGTTGATGCCCGACAACATCGAGTTCAACATCTTTGCGCCGCCCCCCTCACTGCGGGCCTTTGTCCATACGACAACCAGCGAGAACGTGGATGGACACCGCACCATCCTGGACCACCCCATGCTAAACAACAACCCTGACGCTATCGCCTTTGTGGAGCATTCGTGGAACCCAAACGGAGCTGTGCCGGGAACGTACCACGACCACTACGTCGGCTTGTACTACGACCAGGGTTTGGGACGCTGGGTCATCTTCAATCAAGACTTAGCCACAATGGCAACGGGGCGTTTCTTCAACGTGTTTGTCGCCAA comes from the Ardenticatena maritima genome and includes:
- a CDS encoding DUF7452 domain-containing protein, encoding MKGLRFGLFAALVAAVLTLTQQTDFPETVSAGGFPTPSATGGTYFVHIASADNNVSGYMTEIQHPLLDEQPNAIFFVTPVWGPLQIPGVYYEDPFGVIYSDTTKRWRIFSQGAASIPNGAAFNIYIPDSTVPAFVHTATPSNTTDYYTEVSSPYLTAPDDIVLVTQRWGANQVVFNNHHIGVSYDGGWIIFNHDQADIANNAEFNVAVVSKMNRAFQHFTTSANVSGHISYISHPLTDNRPEALLMSTSSSIGAFNPHGTGVWYNTSQRQWSVFNQDLAAMPASPIPIPFNMLVAPQTPVQLSKKEPNPTSNYVLLDHPLLNSNIGALVFATTRGVVTNESPTGVFFSPSTPLSTQGVATPSQVLGQWAVYNEDLALMPDNIEFNIFAPPPSLRAFVHTTTSENVDGHRTILDHPMLNNNPDAIAFVEHSWNPNGAVPGTYHDHYVGLYYDQGLGRWVIFNQDLATMATGRFFNVFVANNMPNAFIHQVTNGNGANGTISYLDSPLTNGNPAAIIIITPRYGFTNDFPVGVWYHPTLEQWAIVSQDGSEFSNLHLFNVLVVTNSVYLPLVTTD